In one Agrobacterium tumefaciens genomic region, the following are encoded:
- a CDS encoding polyisoprenoid-binding protein has translation MKYSHSITLLILTLICTPASANPFSSAAGRYRIDPSSHIRFSIAQVAGPGIKGTIPDISGRFDIDPDQPARSYVEISLNPSSVQTGQERVENFLRSSAVFNIAVYPQIVFRSSRVTQDGPRSAVVEGTLTARGISRPETFHATFVEQQKGSVTFHVTGNVARLPYGMGVGVPLYSNTVAFDIDLKGVR, from the coding sequence GTGAAATATTCCCACTCCATCACCCTCCTTATCCTGACATTGATTTGCACGCCGGCGTCTGCCAATCCATTCTCGTCGGCGGCCGGACGCTATCGTATCGATCCTTCCTCTCACATCCGCTTTTCAATTGCGCAGGTTGCAGGCCCTGGGATCAAGGGCACAATTCCTGATATTTCCGGCCGCTTTGATATCGACCCGGACCAGCCGGCCAGATCTTACGTGGAAATCAGTCTCAACCCTTCCAGCGTCCAGACCGGGCAAGAACGGGTGGAAAATTTCCTGCGATCCAGCGCGGTTTTCAATATCGCCGTTTATCCGCAGATCGTGTTTCGCTCCAGCCGCGTTACGCAGGACGGACCGCGCAGCGCCGTGGTTGAAGGCACATTGACAGCCAGAGGCATATCCAGACCCGAAACGTTTCACGCGACGTTCGTTGAACAACAGAAGGGATCCGTCACCTTCCACGTCACCGGCAATGTTGCACGCCTGCCCTATGGCATGGGTGTCGGAGTGCCGCTCTATTCGAATACGGTTGCATTCGACATTGATTTGAAGGGCGTCAGATAA
- a CDS encoding anti-sigma factor encodes MTFDRKDIPAIADDYVLGLLETSEAAAIEAAMESDGELRAAVAASRERFLPLDTSVEPTAVNGELWNNIQSRLPLQEKSAANKPIRTANDNLGNGWRSIAISAIAATVVLAAGLTFSLTRTMEPLVIAVLVNEAGEVQAVVEDFGNEKATVRMLADFAVPQDKTIQLWTLPSKEVGPVSLGLIEGVRSAHLAGPALPTPKSEQLYEITLEQAGGSPTGRPTGPILAKGFARMPR; translated from the coding sequence ATGACGTTTGATCGCAAAGACATTCCCGCTATTGCCGACGACTATGTATTGGGGCTGCTCGAAACGTCGGAGGCTGCGGCCATCGAGGCGGCGATGGAAAGTGACGGCGAATTGCGGGCGGCAGTCGCGGCAAGCCGGGAGCGCTTCCTGCCGCTCGATACCAGCGTTGAGCCCACAGCCGTCAACGGTGAGTTATGGAACAATATCCAATCCCGTTTGCCGCTTCAGGAGAAATCCGCGGCCAATAAACCGATCCGCACCGCAAACGACAATCTAGGAAACGGGTGGCGATCGATTGCCATTTCCGCGATTGCCGCAACTGTCGTTCTTGCCGCCGGCCTCACCTTTAGCCTGACGCGGACAATGGAGCCGCTGGTGATTGCAGTCCTCGTCAACGAGGCTGGCGAAGTTCAGGCCGTGGTCGAGGATTTCGGAAACGAAAAGGCGACTGTGCGGATGCTGGCCGATTTTGCCGTACCGCAGGACAAGACGATCCAGCTATGGACCTTGCCTTCCAAAGAGGTTGGGCCAGTCTCACTCGGCCTGATCGAAGGCGTTCGATCCGCACATCTCGCAGGACCGGCTTTGCCGACACCAAAAAGCGAGCAGCTTTACGAGATCACGCTCGAGCAGGCAGGCGGATCACCAACGGGCAGACCGACCGGACCGATTCTGGCGAAAGGTTTTGCACGAATGCCGCGGTGA
- a CDS encoding glutathione S-transferase family protein — MTVTITAFERSPDGGKGLARDMRVRWALEEVGQPYDVRLLSFKAMREPAHLALQPFGQIPTYEDGDLVLFESGAIIFHIAEHHAGLLPQDADARARAIMWMFAALSTMEPPIVEHFVTGFLERDKSWHGERLQIVDERIRKRLGELSSRLGEADWLDGAFSAGDLLMISVLQRIKSSGILDEYANLAAYVARGEARPAYKRAFADQLAIFKAASNG; from the coding sequence ATGACAGTCACCATTACCGCTTTTGAACGCTCGCCCGATGGCGGCAAAGGTCTCGCCCGCGACATGCGCGTCCGCTGGGCACTCGAAGAAGTGGGCCAGCCCTATGACGTCCGCCTCCTTTCCTTCAAGGCGATGCGGGAACCGGCGCATCTGGCGCTTCAACCCTTCGGGCAGATCCCGACCTATGAGGACGGCGATCTCGTCCTGTTCGAATCCGGTGCGATCATATTCCATATAGCCGAACACCATGCCGGCCTGTTGCCACAGGATGCGGATGCGCGCGCGCGGGCGATCATGTGGATGTTCGCCGCGCTCAGCACCATGGAACCGCCCATCGTCGAGCATTTTGTCACCGGCTTTCTTGAAAGGGACAAAAGCTGGCACGGCGAGCGCCTGCAGATCGTCGATGAACGCATCCGCAAGCGGCTCGGCGAATTGTCCAGCCGACTGGGTGAGGCCGATTGGCTCGACGGCGCATTCAGCGCCGGCGATCTGTTGATGATATCGGTGCTGCAACGGATAAAAAGTTCGGGCATTCTCGATGAATACGCGAATCTAGCGGCCTATGTCGCCCGCGGCGAGGCGCGTCCCGCCTATAAACGCGCCTTTGCCGATCAGTTGGCGATTTTCAAAGCTGCATCGAACGGCTGA
- a CDS encoding anti-sigma factor: MTGSEPQITEADLISYVDGQLEDRQRDAVRAHLASNPADASKVAIWQQQNATLKALYGPLDTDALPERLDVYRIERRLRSQRADWRNMAAASILILAIGLAGGWFGRGLVSQVAEPAHSIVADATQAHKLFASEVLHPVEIRADAENASSLPKWLSKRLDRKLNIPDLTRHGLSLVGGRVLPSSEGAAAQLMYEDKSGQRVTLYIVAAADSSDTAMRRSSLGSLEAISWDDETIRCALVGNLPSDRMDAIAKDTYQQLS; encoded by the coding sequence ATGACCGGCAGCGAACCGCAGATAACCGAAGCCGATCTCATCTCTTATGTCGACGGGCAGCTCGAAGACAGGCAGCGTGACGCCGTTCGTGCCCACCTCGCCTCCAATCCGGCCGACGCAAGCAAGGTCGCGATATGGCAACAGCAGAATGCGACGCTGAAGGCTCTCTACGGCCCGCTTGATACCGACGCCCTGCCCGAGCGTCTTGATGTTTACCGCATTGAGCGGCGTCTGCGGTCGCAGCGCGCCGATTGGCGTAACATGGCGGCGGCATCCATCCTCATTCTGGCCATTGGCTTGGCGGGCGGCTGGTTCGGGCGCGGGCTGGTCTCTCAGGTCGCGGAACCGGCCCATTCTATCGTGGCGGATGCAACGCAGGCACATAAGCTGTTTGCGAGCGAGGTTCTGCATCCGGTGGAAATCCGGGCCGATGCGGAGAATGCTTCCAGCCTGCCGAAATGGCTTTCGAAGCGGCTGGACCGCAAACTGAACATTCCCGACCTCACCCGCCACGGTCTGTCCCTTGTCGGCGGCCGGGTTCTTCCCAGCTCCGAAGGCGCCGCCGCCCAGCTGATGTATGAGGATAAAAGCGGGCAGCGCGTCACTCTTTATATCGTGGCTGCGGCCGATTCGAGCGACACCGCCATGCGGCGGTCCAGCCTTGGTTCACTGGAGGCCATCTCCTGGGACGACGAAACCATCCGCTGCGCTTTGGTCGGGAACCTGCCATCCGACCGCATGGACGCCATCGCGAAAGACACCTATCAACAATTGAGCTAG
- a CDS encoding cytochrome b — protein MRYFEDHSDSATTRERVWRNTPLSYGLVAIAFHWTIAVLFLAQLALGYLMSRDNIDPALQFDLFQYHKSIGFLVLALAVPRFLWSVFSRKPQALEGEGLAARFAARAAHAALLFLTLAVPLAGWAIASTSPLQIPSYVFDLVVVPGLPLVISDKAEAFWSEVHATLAYLAAAIVFLHVAAALWHHFIRKDATLRRMLPFPTAADSRHKTAASRK, from the coding sequence ATGAGATATTTCGAGGATCATTCCGATAGCGCAACGACGCGGGAACGGGTGTGGCGTAATACGCCCCTATCCTACGGACTGGTGGCAATCGCGTTCCACTGGACAATCGCGGTGCTTTTCCTGGCGCAGCTTGCGCTGGGATATCTGATGAGCCGCGACAATATCGACCCGGCTCTTCAGTTCGACCTGTTCCAATATCACAAGTCGATAGGATTTCTGGTGCTGGCCCTCGCCGTGCCGCGTTTCCTGTGGTCTGTTTTCAGTAGAAAGCCGCAGGCTCTAGAAGGTGAAGGGCTGGCAGCGAGGTTCGCCGCGCGGGCTGCTCACGCCGCGTTGCTGTTCCTGACGCTGGCCGTTCCCCTCGCCGGCTGGGCAATTGCGTCGACCTCGCCTCTGCAAATCCCCAGTTACGTCTTCGACCTCGTGGTCGTGCCGGGATTGCCTCTGGTGATTTCCGACAAGGCGGAGGCCTTCTGGAGCGAGGTTCACGCCACCCTCGCCTACCTTGCCGCAGCCATCGTCTTTCTTCATGTGGCGGCGGCGTTGTGGCACCATTTCATTCGCAAGGACGCGACTCTCCGACGTATGCTTCCGTTTCCGACAGCCGCAGATAGCAGGCATAAAACCGCCGCCTCCCGGAAATAA
- a CDS encoding DUF1062 domain-containing protein, producing the protein MPCAAPLSQLFTTQEHRHAVPVRVFSCTILVDFRMEDQETMCNLLRVQWTVTPRTAPQPWLACSGCGGLRAFQASGKIRLNANGRKLDAWLIYRCLICDKSWNRPIFERQNVRDISPAVLEALQSNDPQWIRAETFNLEALRRKSQRVDEFPEFDIAKQIRDEPPDWPMAEIDLAVPFQAGIRLDRLLASELGLSRSMLQKLQGDGSLRALSDRSDLLRRRVKNGTRIVIARCDGFDPEHLWKPVTADF; encoded by the coding sequence GTGCCCTGCGCAGCGCCGCTGTCTCAGCTCTTCACCACCCAAGAACACCGCCATGCCGTTCCCGTAAGGGTTTTCTCCTGCACCATCTTGGTGGACTTCCGAATGGAAGACCAAGAGACTATGTGCAATTTACTTAGGGTCCAATGGACCGTTACGCCACGAACGGCGCCCCAGCCCTGGCTTGCATGCAGCGGATGCGGCGGCCTGAGGGCATTTCAGGCCAGCGGCAAGATCCGGCTCAATGCCAATGGCCGCAAGCTGGATGCCTGGCTTATCTATAGATGCCTGATCTGCGACAAGAGCTGGAACAGGCCGATTTTCGAGCGCCAGAATGTCCGGGACATAAGCCCTGCCGTTCTCGAAGCGCTGCAGTCCAACGATCCGCAATGGATAAGGGCGGAGACCTTCAACCTCGAAGCCTTGCGACGTAAATCGCAGCGCGTCGACGAGTTTCCCGAATTCGATATCGCGAAACAGATACGGGATGAACCTCCCGACTGGCCCATGGCGGAGATCGATCTCGCGGTTCCGTTTCAGGCCGGCATACGCCTTGACCGCCTGCTGGCGTCTGAACTCGGGCTTTCGCGGTCGATGCTGCAGAAGCTTCAGGGTGACGGTTCGCTTCGGGCGCTGTCCGACCGTTCCGATCTTTTGCGGCGGCGCGTTAAAAACGGAACCCGGATCGTGATCGCGCGCTGCGACGGCTTCGATCCGGAGCATTTGTGGAAACCCGTGACGGCGGATTTCTAA
- a CDS encoding sigma-70 family RNA polymerase sigma factor: MPDFLDEMTSCIPALRRYANALTHDRDTADDLVQDCLERAIRKKALWKPQGPLRPWLYRVLVNVYRNNLRGRNRRPSQIPIDDVAEQLFVPAAQTGRIALAEIARAIEKLSGEHREALLLVVVEGLSYAEAADVLEIPLGTLMSRLGRARTALARMTQEDQPNLKVIK; this comes from the coding sequence ATGCCGGATTTTCTGGACGAGATGACGAGTTGCATACCAGCGCTTCGCCGCTACGCGAATGCGCTCACGCATGATCGTGACACGGCTGACGATCTTGTCCAGGACTGTCTGGAAAGAGCCATCCGTAAAAAGGCGCTGTGGAAACCGCAGGGACCGTTGCGTCCGTGGTTGTACCGGGTGCTCGTCAACGTCTACCGCAACAATCTGCGCGGACGAAATCGCCGGCCCTCGCAAATCCCGATCGACGATGTTGCGGAACAGCTGTTTGTGCCGGCGGCGCAGACGGGCCGGATTGCGCTTGCCGAAATAGCCCGCGCTATTGAAAAGCTTTCCGGCGAACATCGCGAGGCCCTGCTCCTCGTCGTCGTCGAGGGTCTCAGTTATGCGGAAGCGGCAGATGTTCTTGAAATTCCGCTGGGCACGCTGATGTCCCGTCTCGGGCGGGCCCGAACGGCTCTCGCCCGAATGACCCAGGAAGACCAGCCAAATCTCAAGGTGATAAAATGA
- a CDS encoding sigma-70 family RNA polymerase sigma factor — protein sequence MGSVPDDLDRALAACARGDRNALRAIFDREAGRLIAVAERIVKRRELAEEVVQESFVRIWTHAHQYRRDQGSARGWIYAIVRNRALNLLRDGRREIAVQDVETLRDSEQADEVIAAWQKLDRNSRLYECLGALDETKRQGILMAYVAGYSHGEIAGRLRVPLGTTKSWIRRGLSALRECMA from the coding sequence ATGGGCTCCGTGCCGGACGATCTCGACAGGGCGCTCGCTGCCTGCGCCAGAGGCGACCGAAACGCATTGCGCGCTATTTTCGACCGTGAAGCGGGGCGGTTGATCGCGGTGGCCGAGCGTATCGTCAAGCGCCGGGAACTGGCGGAAGAGGTGGTGCAGGAAAGTTTCGTGCGCATCTGGACGCATGCTCACCAATATAGGAGGGACCAAGGTTCGGCGCGGGGCTGGATTTACGCCATCGTCAGAAACCGGGCACTGAACCTTCTGCGGGACGGCAGGCGTGAAATCGCGGTGCAGGATGTCGAGACGCTGCGCGACAGCGAACAGGCCGATGAAGTGATCGCCGCCTGGCAGAAGCTCGACAGGAATTCGCGCCTTTATGAATGTCTCGGTGCGCTCGACGAGACCAAAAGGCAGGGCATTCTGATGGCTTACGTCGCCGGATATTCCCATGGCGAAATCGCCGGCCGGCTGCGGGTTCCGCTTGGGACGACGAAATCCTGGATAAGGCGCGGGCTTTCGGCGCTTCGGGAGTGCATGGCATGA